In the Paenibacillus sp. genome, CTCCGAAATTGCTGCTATCGGACGACGGGACGTGCCGCGGCGCCGAATTCCCGTTTTACGCGATGTCGTTCGTGCCGGGCGTGCCGCTCGGCGAGGCGGCGGGCGCCGCCGCTTCGCCGGAGGAACTGTTCGCCTGGGGCGAGCGGCTGCTCGCGCGTTTGCGGGAGCTCCATGCGGCCGGATGGGCGTTCGGAGACGTCAAACCGGCGAACGTGCTGATCGCCCGGGGAGGCGAAGCCCGGCTCGTCGATTTCGGCGGCGCGACGAAGTTCGGGCAAGCGGTGAAGCAGTTTACGGAGCTGTACGACCGCGGTTTTTGGAAGCTCGGCCATCGGAAGGCGGACCCGGCGTACGATTTGTTCGCCTTCGCGGTGACGATGCTGGAGGCCGCAGGCATGGGAAGGCGCCTGCGGGCGATCGCGGGTTCTACGCGGAGGAACAAAGCGCGAGAGCTGCTGGAGCTGCCGGGCGAATGCGCCCGGTTGGCGGGCGCGGCGGATGTGCTCCGCCGCATGCTGCGCGGCGGCTACGCGGACGCGGAGCGCGCGCTCGCCGATTGGCGGGCGGCCGCCGCCCGCGGCCCCGCAGCCGGGGAACGGTGGCCGGCGATGTGGTTCGCGGGGGCGCTCGCCGCGTTCGTCGGCGTCGTCTGGCGCATGAGCGGAGGGTAAACGGGAGGAGGCGGATGCGATGGGGGAAGACGAATTGGCGCGGCGGGTCGAACGGCTGATTCGGGAGCGGGCGTTGTTTGCGCCCGGCGAACGATTCGTCGCGGCCGTATCGGGCGGCCCCGATTCCGTCGCGCTGCTTCATCTGCTGCATGCCCTCGCGCCGCGCTTCGATTGGGCGCTTGCGGCCGTCCACGTCAATCACGGCCTGCGCGGCGACGAGTCGGACGCGGAGGAGGCGTACGTGCGGGAGTTGTGCGAGCGGCTCGGCTTACCCTGTTTCGTTCGGAGGGTCGACGTATACGCCGCTCTCGCCGCGCACGGCAACAATAAGCAGGCCGCGGCCCGGACGCTGCGGCTGGCCGCGCTCCGGTCGGCGGCCGCGGAATGGGGCGGCTCGTCGGCGGCGCTCGGCCACCATGCCGACGATCAAGCGGAGACCGTGCTGATGCGAATGCTCCGCGGCACGGGACCGGGCGGGCTCGGCGGCATTCGTTTCACGAATGTCGTGGACGGAATGAAACTCGTGCGGCCTTTGCTTCGTATAAATAAAATCGAACTCGCCTCGTATTGCGAACGGCACGGATTGTC is a window encoding:
- a CDS encoding protein kinase domain-containing protein, with product MFEAVGRPMRLRPGDRVVGRWSGRTIAIERWLGEGANGSVYLARDPLGPSHCALKVGNDAYALQSEINALQTVGESAPKLLLSDDGTCRGAEFPFYAMSFVPGVPLGEAAGAAASPEELFAWGERLLARLRELHAAGWAFGDVKPANVLIARGGEARLVDFGGATKFGQAVKQFTELYDRGFWKLGHRKADPAYDLFAFAVTMLEAAGMGRRLRAIAGSTRRNKARELLELPGECARLAGAADVLRRMLRGGYADAERALADWRAAAARGPAAGERWPAMWFAGALAAFVGVVWRMSGG